From a single Solanum dulcamara chromosome 4, daSolDulc1.2, whole genome shotgun sequence genomic region:
- the LOC129887249 gene encoding tubby-like F-box protein 3 isoform X1: MKWGYGSKSRCRQSSVVAVAEETEGIDEGFVESYWANLPTELLREVLMRIEDTESKWPLRKSVVACAGVCRSWREIMKELVKTPEVSGKLTFPISVKQPGPRETLLQCFIKRNQTTHTFHLYLSLTQALADDGKSLLAARKYRRPTCTDYTIALDANEMSKGGGTCVGKLRSNFLGTKFTVYDSILPYAGAKLVKSRSTRLVGSKQMNPRVPTGNYEVAHISYELNVLGASRGPRRMHCVMDAIPASAIKPGGTAPTQVDFPMGNSGSSLPMWFLRSKSSRLEKSLSGPVETQREGSLVLKNKAPRWHEQLQCWCLNFHGRVTVASVKNFQLVASPENGAAGPEHEKVILQFGKVGKDMFTMDYRYPLSAFQAFAICLSSFDTKIACE, from the exons ATGAAGTGGGGTTATGGGTCAAAGTCAAGGTGTCGCCAAAGCTCAGTGGTGGCTGTGGCGGAGGAAACAGAGGGGATTGATGAAGGGTTTGTTGAGAGCTATTGGGCTAATTTGCCTACAGAGTTATTGAGAGAGGTTCTTATGAGGATTGAGGATACAGAATCTAAATGGCCTTTGAGGAAAAGCGTTGTAGCTTGTGCTGGAGTGTGTAGGAGCTGGAGGGAGATTATGAAGGAGTTAGTGAAGACTCCTGAAGTTTCTGGAAAGTTAACTTTCCCAATTTCTGTCAAGCAG CCTGGTCCACGAGAGACACTCCTTCAGTGCTTTATTAAGCGAAACCAGACAACACATACATTTCATCTATACCTCAGTTTGACTCAAG CATTGGCTGATGATGGCAAGTCTCTTCTTGCTGCTCGGAAGTACAGGAGGCCCACCTGCACTGACTATACAATAGCACTTGATGCAAATGAAATGTCAAAGGGAGGTGGCACTTGTGTCGGGAAATTAAG ATCAAATTTCCTTGGAACCAAGTTTACTGTATACGATTCTATTCTACCTTATGCTGGAGCCAAGCTGGTGAAGAGCCGTTCCACTAGGCTTGTGGGCTCAAAACAAATGAATCCTAGAGTGCCTACTGGAAACTATGAAGTTGCTCATATTTCATACGAGTTGAATGTACTTGGAGCCAG CAGGGGGCCAAGAAGAATGCATTGTGTGATGGATGCTATCCCAGCTTCTGCCATTAAACCTGGAGGTACAGCTCCCACACAGGTTGATTTTCCAATGGGCAATAGTGGTTCCTCTCTTCCAATGTGGTTTCTTCGATCCAAATCAAGTCGCTTAGAGAAGTCTTTGTCTGGGCCTGTGGAAACTCAAAGAGAAGGTTCACTGGTTCTGAAAAATAAGGCTCCCAGATGGCATGAGCAGCTCCAATGCTGGTGTTTGAACTTTCATGGTCGGGTAACTGTCGCCTCAGTGAAGAACTTTCAGTTGGTGGCTTCTCCAGAGAATGGTGCGGCTGGACCAGAACATGAGAAGGTTATTTTGCAGTTCGGTAAAGTAGGGAAGGACATGTTTACAATGGATTACCGCTACCCATTATCAGCATTCCAGGCGTTCGCCATATGCCTTAGCAGctttgacactaaaattgctTGTGAATGA
- the LOC129887249 gene encoding tubby-like F-box protein 6 isoform X2 yields MKWGYGSKSRCRQSSVVAVAEETEGIDEGFVESYWANLPTELLREVLMRIEDTESKWPLRKSVVACAGVCRSWREIMKELVKTPEVSGKLTFPISVKQPGPRETLLQCFIKRNQTTHTFHLYLSLTQALADDGKSLLAARKYRRPTCTDYTIALDANEMSKGGGTCVGKLRSNFLGTKFTVYDSILPYAGAKLVKSRSTRLVGSKQMNPRVPTGNYEVAHISYELNVLGARGPRRMHCVMDAIPASAIKPGGTAPTQVDFPMGNSGSSLPMWFLRSKSSRLEKSLSGPVETQREGSLVLKNKAPRWHEQLQCWCLNFHGRVTVASVKNFQLVASPENGAAGPEHEKVILQFGKVGKDMFTMDYRYPLSAFQAFAICLSSFDTKIACE; encoded by the exons ATGAAGTGGGGTTATGGGTCAAAGTCAAGGTGTCGCCAAAGCTCAGTGGTGGCTGTGGCGGAGGAAACAGAGGGGATTGATGAAGGGTTTGTTGAGAGCTATTGGGCTAATTTGCCTACAGAGTTATTGAGAGAGGTTCTTATGAGGATTGAGGATACAGAATCTAAATGGCCTTTGAGGAAAAGCGTTGTAGCTTGTGCTGGAGTGTGTAGGAGCTGGAGGGAGATTATGAAGGAGTTAGTGAAGACTCCTGAAGTTTCTGGAAAGTTAACTTTCCCAATTTCTGTCAAGCAG CCTGGTCCACGAGAGACACTCCTTCAGTGCTTTATTAAGCGAAACCAGACAACACATACATTTCATCTATACCTCAGTTTGACTCAAG CATTGGCTGATGATGGCAAGTCTCTTCTTGCTGCTCGGAAGTACAGGAGGCCCACCTGCACTGACTATACAATAGCACTTGATGCAAATGAAATGTCAAAGGGAGGTGGCACTTGTGTCGGGAAATTAAG ATCAAATTTCCTTGGAACCAAGTTTACTGTATACGATTCTATTCTACCTTATGCTGGAGCCAAGCTGGTGAAGAGCCGTTCCACTAGGCTTGTGGGCTCAAAACAAATGAATCCTAGAGTGCCTACTGGAAACTATGAAGTTGCTCATATTTCATACGAGTTGAATGTACTTGGAGCCAG GGGGCCAAGAAGAATGCATTGTGTGATGGATGCTATCCCAGCTTCTGCCATTAAACCTGGAGGTACAGCTCCCACACAGGTTGATTTTCCAATGGGCAATAGTGGTTCCTCTCTTCCAATGTGGTTTCTTCGATCCAAATCAAGTCGCTTAGAGAAGTCTTTGTCTGGGCCTGTGGAAACTCAAAGAGAAGGTTCACTGGTTCTGAAAAATAAGGCTCCCAGATGGCATGAGCAGCTCCAATGCTGGTGTTTGAACTTTCATGGTCGGGTAACTGTCGCCTCAGTGAAGAACTTTCAGTTGGTGGCTTCTCCAGAGAATGGTGCGGCTGGACCAGAACATGAGAAGGTTATTTTGCAGTTCGGTAAAGTAGGGAAGGACATGTTTACAATGGATTACCGCTACCCATTATCAGCATTCCAGGCGTTCGCCATATGCCTTAGCAGctttgacactaaaattgctTGTGAATGA